The Anomaloglossus baeobatrachus isolate aAnoBae1 chromosome 7, aAnoBae1.hap1, whole genome shotgun sequence sequence CTTTGTGCAGTCCTGAATTGTTCAGATAAATGTCTGCAGCAAGAACTGATAACAAAAATGTCCATATGCCAGTTTCCCGTTCCTCTCTTGCTTCCTGCAGATGATGGTGCAGGCTTCACTTTCTTGCTTTGGGTGATGAGAGATATTGTGAAGAAATGGAGACCTCAGTCTTTAGCAGATAGTAAAGGGTTTAGAGAAGACAATGTGGTGAATATTGAGATGCCGATCTTCTCTTTTGTCAGGCTGGGGCCAAATAAGTTATCAAAATCTAAGATACTAAATCAAGTTCTAAACCCAACTCAACAACATCATGAGTTCTTCATACATGACAACATGGAAGGAGGGAACATCGAGAGGAAGATATCCGATGGGCTGGTGGAAATGTCCTGGTATTTTCCTAGTGGTAAATCTGATGTTTTCCCAGAGCCGATTTCTGTGGCCAATCTACGTGGAGATGTGGAGTCCAACTGGGAGCAGTTCACCTTTCTCACTCGAATCTCATCAACTACCTTTATATTTATTGACAGTatgtgtgagagacatgtccgattATTATCATCCTTCAGTCGCTCTGACACAGAGTTTTATTTCATTGTCACTCCAAGTAAAGACAAAGGTGTTGATCCAGAGACAAAGAAACACGTGCAAAATCTAATTTCTGTCCTGAAGATTGAGACAACAAATGTTGTTCTAAAATCAGGCACCATGAATGATGCAGAATTCATTAAAAAGGTTCAAAAAATAATAAATAGCAAATTGAAAAAAAATCCTAAATTGATAATATTAAAAGACATTAATGAAGTCTCTGGCCTTAACATCCATATAGATGAAGCCTCTCTGGAATTTCAGAGAACGAGAGAATACGCCCTTAACATCACCTCAATGATAGAAAACGTAGATAAGTTTAAGAATGAAAGCTTAACCCTGCAAGGAGATCTGTGGAAAAAGTTGTCTAAATTGGAAAAGGAATTCTGCAGAATGACAAAACAAGGTGGAGAAAATCAAGAAATGTATCGGTCAAGCCTAAAAGCAAAAAGGAATTTTCTTCATGGTGAACAAAATAAGCACGCTCTTCCAGAAGCCATGGCACTATTTATTAATGCACTTACTCATATATCTAGAGATGAGAAACAATATTTTCTTAAGTGGATGAAGTTTGAGCTCGATTTCATTGCAAGAACCAATGTATGCAAACTACAGGCTGAATATAAAGAGAAGTGCAGCCAATCTGAAGGAGCAGACAACGCCCAAGAACTCAAACAGCTTGACAAGAGAATTTCAGAGTGTTCATTAGGTATTGAGCATTTTCTTCGCGAGTTGGGACAGTTTTATGAAGCTGAATATTCTACAGTGAAAAACGAATCTGCCAAACAGTTCAGTCACCTCCCAGGCACTGCTGCCGATCTCATGCTGGATGGGTTCCCATTGGAGCTGATTGATGGAGATGCCTCCAACATTCCCTTACAGTGGATAACTGATGTCCTGACTGAGCTGGATAAGAAGACCGGGGGACAATGCAGGATGAGAGTGATAACTGTGCTGGGAGTGCAGAGTACGGGGAAGTCCACCCTCCTGAACACCATGTTTGGTCTACAGTTCCCCGTGGCCAGTGGTCGATGTACACGAGGAGCCTTCATGACTCTGATTAAAGTGAAGGAGAACTTCCAGAAGATTATGGGTTGTGAATTTATCCTAGTGATCGACACTGAAGGGTTGAAAGCTCCTGAATTGGCTTCTCTTGCAGACAGTTATGAACACGACAATGAGTTGGCCACACTTGTGGTTGGGCTGAGTGATGTCACTATAGTCAATATGGCCATGGAGAATACTACAGAGATGAAAGATATTTTACAGATAGTTGTCCATGCATTTCTAAGGATGAAAGAAGTTGGCAAGAAGCCAAACTGCCAGTTTATCCATCAGAACGTGAGTGATGTGTCTGCACATGACAAGAATATGAGGGATCGAAAGAAGCTTCTAGAACAATTAGATGAAATGACAAAAACAGCTGCAAAAATGGAAAAGAAAAGTGGCTTTGACAAATTCAGTGATGTCATGGACTATGACTTGGACAAACACAACTGGTACATTCCGGGACTGTGGCAGGGGGTCCCACCGATGGCTCCTGTAAACTCCGGATACAGTGAACACGTCTCCGATCTTAAAAAATATCTGTTACAATTCCTACAAACAAAGAAATTAGGCAGGGCTTTAACAATACCGGATTTTTGTGAGTGGGTGAAAAATTTGTGGAATGCTGTCAAACATGAGAAATTCATCTTCAGCTTCAGGAACAGTCTGGTGGCTGATGCCTATAATAAATTGGCGATGCAGTTTTCTCAGTGGGAGTGGAATTTTACCAAAGAGGTCCATAATTGGGTAATAAGGAAAGAAACTTACATTAAGAATCAACAAACTCAAAGTTTTGAAAACAACTCACAAGAGACGATCAAAGATCTGGATCAGCTGCTGCATGATGAAGAGAAGAGAATGATAGAACTGATAGAGAAATACTTTGAAAGTGATTTAGAAAACATTAATTTGATAGAAAGATATCGGGAGGATTTTAAAAGGAGCGTTGAAGGTCTAAGAAACGAGCTCAAGAGAAATGCAATGGACAAGTATAATAAAATAGTTTCTATACAGAAAGGGAACCTAAAGATTCGGGACGTCAAGAGGAAGTACCAGGCGTTGATCGAAGAGAAAATCGATGGCCTCTTGAAAACCTGCAGAGAGAAGGACCATGAGCTGAGTGATGAAGAAGTTAAAGGTGAATTTCATGCCATGTGGGAGAAGACCCTGACAGATTTACAAATTGAGAAACTGAAGAGATGTAAGGTGAGTGATGCAGTTCTCCGGCAACTTAGAAATGATATGAGCAGCAAAGGACCGGAAATAAACGAGGCATTATTGGCTGAGACGACATTGACAGAACAACAATCCACCTTTATTATTGAAGAAAGCCATATAGATATGCATTGGTTTGTAAAAATATGGAAACAAGTGAGTGGGAAGAAAAAAGAATCATATGAAAAGCTTCATCACTTTGCCACCTCAATAATAGAAATGTGCGACAGGAATGTTAGTGAGATGGAAAACACCAACGAGGACTATGACGACACTTATTGCCAGGAAGTTCTTCAGAAGATTAATTCCCAACTTGAAGATGAACAGAACAAATCTCTCCACTTCACGTTGCAGTTTGAGTTGGACATCAAGCTCTTTATTTTTAGAAAAGCATCGACCAGGTTTCAGCAGATGCACAATCGCTTCATAGAAAGGAATGACCCAAGAACCTGCATGGACAACCTGAAGATGGACTACCTGACTGTATTTCTTAATGTCTTTAAAGCAAAAGATGAATCCCAAACCCGAGGCAAACAGTTCTGCGAGAAGTGTCTGAGCCCCGCAATAACCGATTACGTTTACAATCATCTGGGGAAGCAGATGGTCGATGACATTTTACAGGATTCAAACAACCAAATATTCAAAAGTCGAATGGGTTTCCAGTACAATCTGTTGAAGGACTTACTGGATGAAAT is a genomic window containing:
- the LOC142245684 gene encoding interferon-induced very large GTPase 1-like; the protein is MEASKTINRLKWKFSEVFEKDVDGFLDEVDSLQLITWEEYRDLCGVDSPVEKTLNLIELILHKGEETCQKFLNHLENMVIRFPGLLPLSEHFHDSKVKTFKALLVELGLEKSSNLKLTLRNVLSIGLENLNHDKPKTTADLPGHFLMNLIALHRNARKTEVDDDLSNLGSGADDDPFDFFKSKTMQKQISNFTHPLDVLCAVLNCSDKCLQQELITKMSICQFPVPLLLPADDGAGFTFLLWVMRDIVKKWRPQSLADSKGFREDNVVNIEMPIFSFVRLGPNKLSKSKILNQVLNPTQQHHEFFIHDNMEGGNIERKISDGLVEMSWYFPSGKSDVFPEPISVANLRGDVESNWEQFTFLTRISSTTFIFIDSMCERHVRLLSSFSRSDTEFYFIVTPSKDKGVDPETKKHVQNLISVLKIETTNVVLKSGTMNDAEFIKKVQKIINSKLKKNPKLIILKDINEVSGLNIHIDEASLEFQRTREYALNITSMIENVDKFKNESLTLQGDLWKKLSKLEKEFCRMTKQGGENQEMYRSSLKAKRNFLHGEQNKHALPEAMALFINALTHISRDEKQYFLKWMKFELDFIARTNVCKLQAEYKEKCSQSEGADNAQELKQLDKRISECSLGIEHFLRELGQFYEAEYSTVKNESAKQFSHLPGTAADLMLDGFPLELIDGDASNIPLQWITDVLTELDKKTGGQCRMRVITVLGVQSTGKSTLLNTMFGLQFPVASGRCTRGAFMTLIKVKENFQKIMGCEFILVIDTEGLKAPELASLADSYEHDNELATLVVGLSDVTIVNMAMENTTEMKDILQIVVHAFLRMKEVGKKPNCQFIHQNVSDVSAHDKNMRDRKKLLEQLDEMTKTAAKMEKKSGFDKFSDVMDYDLDKHNWYIPGLWQGVPPMAPVNSGYSEHVSDLKKYLLQFLQTKKLGRALTIPDFCEWVKNLWNAVKHEKFIFSFRNSLVADAYNKLAMQFSQWEWNFTKEVHNWVIRKETYIKNQQTQSFENNSQETIKDLDQLLHDEEKRMIELIEKYFESDLENINLIERYREDFKRSVEGLRNELKRNAMDKYNKIVSIQKGNLKIRDVKRKYQALIEEKIDGLLKTCREKDHELSDEEVKGEFHAMWEKTLTDLQIEKLKRCKVSDAVLRQLRNDMSSKGPEINEALLAETTLTEQQSTFIIEESHIDMHWFVKIWKQVSGKKKESYEKLHHFATSIIEMCDRNVSEMENTNEDYDDTYCQEVLQKINSQLEDEQNKSLHFTLQFELDIKLFIFRKASTRFQQMHNRFIERNDPRTCMDNLKMDYLTVFLNVFKAKDESQTRGKQFCEKCLSPAITDYVYNHLGKQMVDDILQDSNNQIFKSRMGFQYNLLKDLLDEMCFKKYVQYITFYETFCKEWIQNKIKEKYQKQTTLQPLQVDLVSSIIKDVRNVLRDETILESEDIPQFLENVQKELKEQLVISQETMAIIAFNNQVNVRHFSASIQDFLASSEKQILKELESLSLRSLLSKIKLKPEDELFRKVIGCGRQCPFCKVPCEAGGADHTHHLASVHRPQGLGKYRDYYSSILVNSICSTDIVSNTSFSNSDTGGTWHPYKDYRKYYPDWNIDPDPSIKSSDYWKFIFGKFNRNFAEEYDAKPADLPDDWKAMTKEDALNSLKKTFNIS